The genomic segment AaacacaaaacagaaacaaaggTGCTGCAAATGTACaagttttactattcatttcatcattttcaaGTTATATAACTCAAATAAAACCATATAAAACTATAAGACGGCATTTTTTTACCGCTTTTGACTTAAATAAAAGATGCTTAAACTGAACTAGATGACCACCATATGCACATCTGCAAAATTATGCagtaaaattgtttaatttcatGGCATGCACATTTGGTTATTCCAACCATAATAACTACAAGACAAACTTGATTCATAATTTAGCAACATTAATTATACTCATGTTTTCTATCagatttgttataaaaaattgtctttCGCATAAGAAATAACTTTCACTATAAAGGATCTATAATGAGAATGTTTGATATAACATTGCATATTGATCATTTAAACCTCTCAAAGGATAGCCTACCCAGTTGGCTATGATGGTACAAAATGCCTTCAAAGGACAACCTCTTATGAAACACATCACCCTCAAAAGACTATGTAAAATAAATaggaaaatgttatttggacAACGTTTTTTTAACACTgttttgacaacgccacgtgtcaGCGCTTCATTGGCTcagtaatttgaaattaaaacagAGAAAGGGTTACGGGGCGAGGGGTAGTTTGGGATTTCCaggttaaaattttaagaattggGTTTGGCGGTTTAGGGTGGGAAAGACGTTCGttctctcgctctctcgctctcacgctctctcgctctctcgctctcacggtctctcgctctctcgctctcacGGTCTGTCGCTCTGTCGGTCGTTCAATCTTTACTGTAGTACGGACGTTTATTGGTGTAAGTAAAAATGGGCGAGCCCTGGCATTGTGTTTTACATTGTGTTTTTGGCGTTTCGTTAAGTTGAATGATATAACTGAGTGTGGAATGTTATCTTGTTAGGGCCGTTTCAATGGAAGGGAAAAAAGCAAGTGTaagaaaaattttaatgttgtgtttatatattatttaattatggtattaatttttgttagtaataaatatttatcattttttttgtagtggcgACTTCTTATCTCGATGGATTCATCGTTGATTATTGAAATGAATCGTTTACTACGACAATGTCATGTTGATCGGATTAGGATGACTCCATTTGTGTGGTGTTTGAATATTTAAAGCCCTTTGgaggtgaatttgaaattattgaaggtTATGGTTTGCAGGTGGGTTGGGCATGATAACAGTTTTAGAGTAAGTCAAAAGTTGGTGCCCTTTAGAGTTATTGATGTGTTCATGAGCGTAGGTTTAGAAATAGGTGGTTTAGAGATTCCTTTTGATGAAGTAGTTGTTGGATTGGTTGGTGaaatgttcaaataaaaaaccatCAGTTTGAATGACTTGACGGACATGTTTAATGTCATTGTTCATGATAAAAACATTGATGTTGATGTAGTGTgtaggttatatatattagtttgtttggttgttttctatttcCCTAGGAAATCAAGGCATGTTTGTAACATGCCTTTTGCAGTGTTAGATGACTTAGACAGTTTGTGTCTATATGATTGGTGCACCGGTGTACATAAACATATTAtagagaatttaaataaatgtaagaagaaaattatgggAGCAGGTATCCCCCAGTCAGTCACCCTTAGTGGCAATGTGGCAGTGTTGCAGGTAATATGATTTGTAGTTCACTATTTTGATGTACTACAGAACATTGTGAAATAGGTTTGAGgaaatgattttatgatattgtaGGCTTGGGCGGTTGAAAGACTTTCTTTGCATGGTCATCCCTCACACAGGTTTTTCCCGCGCATAATGCGATGGTTCCCGTATAAATCAAGGACCGAAATAATTGAACATATTTTTATGACCGGAGatgtaagtgtttttttttccttattttgtatGTTAAAATGGATTGTGTATTTTTGTCTGAATTTGTTGTGTGATATTGGTGCAGTTAAATATGGAGTGGTATCTACGAAAGGAAGATCGTCATAGGCTGGAAATCCGTGCAGCTTTCAACATGGATGACGGAGGGATGAGTGAAGGTTCCTTGGGTGAAGGATCCAAGGTTgagaaagatgatgatgatgacgaaaGCTCTGATGACGGGACATGGGAAGCAGGTGCCGAGGAGAGATTGAGGAAAAACAATGAAGATATCAGAGCATTGAATGCCAAGATTGGAGTTCTTACTAGGgagttatttgaaatttgtcAAACTCCAATCTTTCATGAAGCAGATGCATGTGGCACTGATGAAGAGGTTGGTGGTGGAGTTGATGAAGCACCTGGAGTTGGAGGTGAGGAGAAGCCTGAAGTTGGGGGAGACGAAGAGGCTGAAGTTCGTCCTGATTGTGGAtttgaagaagaaggtgatggtAATGCACTTCATGACCCCCTAGGTGCATATACTGAAGTAAGAGGGGAGGATAAAACCGCACATGAAGAGGAGATAGTTTCAAGAACTGTTGATAACATTCATTTTATTGAAAtagatgatgatggtgatgaagaaGAACGGGAGGTCGTGTCATTGGTTATACCCCCGTTGCGCAATTTTGTTGGTGATCCAAGCACCACTGTTGATGTAGACCAATTGTACACAGCAGTCAGCGTCAGAGAGATGACCGTATACAGGTATATGGTATGAATTGTAGTTGTGGTTGACGAATCTATATTGTTTGTGATTGACTAATATTTAGTATGTTTAGGGTTGTAAGCGAGATAATTGGGCAAACGTTGAGCACGACTTCATTCTACACTTTGGCCCCGATAAAATACGTTGATAACATGGTTAGTGTTGCCACATTTGGTTGTGTTTCATGTTTTAGTTTATGTTAGTgatgtgttaattttttattgtataggTGGTGTTATTTGCTTGTACGATCTTTATGTACTTTGAGAAAAGGTTGTGCGGTGTTCTTAAGAGGATTCATTTTAGTCCGTTATActtggtaaataaaatttgatattgtatgatatttatgattgaagaaagtatttttgattgattttttattgatgattttgaaattgtccACAGCATCATATTCTTACAGATTACAGGAAACGTCCACAGAAAGTCAGTTTTtatttccaatggtgacccaagttcacctgactgagtacctgtgttgggctttctgtacaaaatcaaatttcctcttgggtaatcgtttacagggatgctgtaaacgattaccacacccATTTTTGagcaccctcactcatcccttgcagaccttgctcctccaactcatgaggggtcaccccacactccctggactcacatcacatcaccaaccaccctatccAAGAACTCAAACAcatggaccagcctcagaccgGTGCAGAACAGCCTAAAAGTCAGATTTTTGCCCATTGGTGACcccagttcacctgactgagtacctgtgttggactttctgtacaaaatcacATTTCCtatcgggtaatcgtttacagggatgctgtaaacgattaccacacccTATTTTGagcaccctcactcatcccttgtagaggttgctcctccaactcatgaggggtcaccccacactccctggactcacatcacatcaccaaccaccctatccAAGCACTCAAACAcatggaccagcctcagacaggtgcagaacaGCCTAAAAGTCAGATTTTTGCCCACTGGTGACcccagttcacctgactgagtacctgtgttggactttctgtacaaaatcacatttcctctcgggtaatcgtttacagggatgctgtaaacgattagcACACCCATTTTTGagcaccctcactcatcccttgcagaggttgctcctccaactcatgaggggtcaccccacactccctggactcacatcacaacacaaaccaccctatcccagcactcaaacacctggaccagcctcagacaggtgcagaactGACTAAAAGTCAGATTTTTGCCCACTGGTGACCCCAGTTCACCtaactgagtacctgtgttggactttctgtacaaaatcacatttcctctcgggtaatcgtttacaaggatgctgtaaacgattaccacacccTATTTTGagcaccctcactcatcccttgcagagattgctcctccaactcatgaggggtcaccccacactccctggactcacatcacatcaccaaccaccctatccAAGCACTCAAACAcatggaccagcctcagacaggtgcagaacaGCCTAAAAGTCAGATTTTTGCCCATTGGTGACcccagttcacctgactgagtacctgtgttggactttctgtacaaaatcacatttcctctcgggtaatcgtttacagggatgctgtaaacgattaccacacccTATTTTGagcaccctcactcatcccttgcagagattgctcctccaactcatgaggggtcaccccacactccctggactcacatcacatcaccaaccaccctatccAAGCACTCAAACAcatggaccagcctcagaccgGTGCAGAACAGCCTAAAAGTCAGATTTTTGCCCACTGGTGACcccagttcacctgactgagtacctgtgttggactttctgtacaaaatcacATTTCCtatcgggtaatcgtttacagggatgttgtaaacgattaccacacccATTTTTGagcaccctcactcatcccttgcagaggtttctcctccaactcatgaggggtcaccccacactccctGGACTCACATCACAACACCAACCACCCTATCCAAGCACtcaaacacctggaccagcctcagacaggtgcagaactGACTAAAAGTCAGATTTTTGCCCACTGGTGACCCCAGTTCACCTGACtaagtacctgtgttggactttctgtacaaaatcacatttcctctcgggtaatcgtttacagggatgctgtaaacgattaccacacccATTTTTGAGCACCCTTACTCATCCCTTGCagaccttgctcctccaactcatgaggggtcaccccacactccctGGACTCACATCACAACTCAAACCACCCTATCCAAGCACTCAAACACCtagaccagcctcagacaggtgcagaacaGCCTAAAAGTCAGAGTTTTGCCCACTGGTGACcccagttcacctgactgagtacctgtgttggactttctgtacaaaatcacATTTCCtatcgggtaatcgtttacagggatgctgtaaacgattagcACACCCTATTTTGagcaccctcactcatcccttgcagaggttgctcctccaactcatgaggggtcaccccacactccctagactcacatcacatcaccaaccaccctatccAAGCACTCAAACAcatggaccagcctcagacaggtgcagaacaGCCTAAAAGTCAGATTTTTTGCCAGTGCTGACCCCTGTTCACCCATGTTACCCAAAATGACCactcaaacaccaacatcttacaAACAAGCCTGCAACTTTCGAGACAAAATAAATTACCATTTTCTAAAATCCACAAACCCACTACTCATAATAACAATggtattgaataaataaaatatgacaccaaatcaaaccaaaactcaaattttatttcattgaactaAATCGGATACattaaacattgttttcttaatctatttacaatgcttacaattatcattactttccaaataacattttccatcaactaaatacacatatcactcattttttattctaagcactacggttccggtgtatggagtcctaagtgctcttcccttgtaacgccttcgtgatcCAACCCTAACATACGTCTTCAAAGGTTGTTCATTTCTGACAATGTCAGTAGGGGAAACAAAACCAGTGTTCACGGATGGTTCTGTACGAGGCACACTTTGTCCAacatcatctttatttttccttcttgccttctcttcagccaattgtgcctccaaagttgcaaccctccttttaagttcttcaattagaaattcttgttCCTCTAACGCACGCATAAAAGTTTCTCTTCgaattcttttttgtttcttctttcctcttggTTTAGCATCCTTTCTTTTAGGTGTTGGTCTGTATTCCTCCTTATCCTTCGTTGAAGGACCACCATAAACATCGTCAACAACCTGAAATTTAACAACACATTACAGATTACACAACTTTTGTCAATATAtgaaaacataacaaaacttccGATAACAAACAACTTACCAAACCTGTCTCCATACACCGTTTTACAAACTTGTCTCCAACACTTATATTCATCCAATGCAATATTCGTGGAAATTTCTCAATAGGACCTTTTGGTGGAACAAAGAGCTCAAAAAACCATACCTAAGACAAATTAATCATCTTAACTTGTAAGAAACTTAAAtcaaaaaacaattaaagtAATTACATCAAATACTATTAATTACCTGCAGCATGTAAACACAACCATCAACGTAAACGTTTGAAATACCTTTGCCTTTCTTCAAGCCTTCTgaagctttgcacaaactacGTAACAGAAAACGATAAACTACACTACCCCAACAATAACTACCCAAACCACCTAAGTTGTCAACAAGATTAAACATTACGGGAAACACTTTCCCGCTacgttttggaaataaaatctcATTTATCCCTACAAGGAGGTAAAGGCTACAAAAATGAGAACAAGGtatctttttcttctgttttcgCATTAGAATTTTGTATATCGAATTCAATTCCTTTGTTCCTTTGCCTATGTACTTCACACATTCAGTATTGCCCAGCTCTtcctttaagttaatatttgcACCATCTGTACTCAATCCCAACcctaaataaatatcattttcatttatattcaaaactttattccCAACTAAAAAACCACTACTACAGTCGTCCCACTTACCCAATAACTCACTCAATATATTTCTACCTACTTTAACATTCACATTGACATCTAAAAACCACGCAAATGGAGTCCTCGCAATCAATGACCGATGCTCGTTTGTCAATCGTTCGTTCaaagtacatatatactttgtcgAAAAAGAGTGACGAACACTCAActgcaaaaaaacaaaataaaatcatcaaaagaaCCAAACCTAATAACCCAAGAACCACAACACAAGGATACCAACCCCAAACCTTAACCCAAACCAAATAAGCATGCTACGAGATGACCAACCCCAATAACCAAGCTACGACATGGAATGGAAAACCACTTACCTTCGTCGTCGGACAATCGTCACCGGAACTTGCCATTCAGCACGATAACAGGAGACGAAACTGGACGGAGACAACACCACGCAAACGGAACAAAGTGCAGCGGCACGAAACGCGACCTTCGACCTCTCAAGAGAACGGACCTTCGTTTCCAATGGAACAGAGAAAGGGCTATTTTAGGATTTTCACTCAAAATAAGGGTTACGGTCttaggttttaaaaaaaaataatttttcaaacaaaccAATCAGGTGCcgacacgtggcgttgtcaaaatAGTGTTAAAAATACGTTGTTGGAATATCGCGGTCCCACCCTCAAAAGGCAATCTTCCTAGCCAAAAGTGGAACATTCCTTAAAGGGCAACCTCTCCAACTACCATAGAAAACATGTCATCAAATGATAGCCTCCCCAACAAAAATACCCTTGCAGATTTCATAAAATCTCATCTTCATAactttaaataatcaattaaaatactCATCAAACTTCAAAACATCATTCTCatattcaaaacacaaaaaacaagaaaacaaccTCTGATCCTGTTCATTTcttccttcatcttcttcaaaaattaaCCTTTAAAACTTTCTCCCttcttttatttgaatattactCTTACTTTTCCTCCATATTTATTCAATAGCCTACTTTATCATTTAAGTGTAACACTCACTCActctatatatatttatggaCTCCACTGTCACCCTTCAAACCCTAAATACGCTTAAAAAATTTTAGGTGAttctctaataataataaaacattatatatatcttttcctactatctttctttttcttagaatatctctttaaatttttttgtatataataaaaaccACACACATAATAAATctgatattttttcaataaatctatttaaaaaataactctCCTATATAActtgtttatattataataattactttgTATATATTTCAAGaaagttatattataataaccactttatatatcttttaaatataacaaatatcttaaataattaataaaccataaatttgtttaaataaaaataataataaacacatttgaatatatatttcttaattattataatttttaagtgtGATCCATTCATAAAATACTCTATAGGAGAAACAAAGTGCACAAACCATGATACAATCATATTCTTGCATCATTTCCAAGCTGAATGAAGAGTGTGATTTGATGCTGGTCCACAAAATATACTTCATTCTTCACACTCGTGAGCATGAATCGGCTCCAAAAATTGTGAATTTTATGGTCGAGGACTGAAGAAACAAACGTAAAGGGATGCACATTGGATGTTTGCTCTTGAATATCTAATTCACACGGGATGAAACTAACAGAAAATGCAAAAACGgtaaaacacaaaaaacaaaaaactaaacaaGAACGAAAAGCACAGCATAAATATTCAATTGTAACACCATGATTACGTAATTCACATAACCTAAGTAAGAAAAAAACCTGAAATCGTATTAGGAAATAGAAcagcaaaatgaagaaaaactgTTTTTATTCATcgatgtattttattttaattaggataGTACAAAAGTTTATACGTGCAAAAATAATCTTCGTGTTtgaagcaaataaaaaaaagttttcaaatgaTTCACATACTCACTCCTTATTTCTTCCTCTAGCTGTGCTCTGTCATAAGTGCCCTATATTCATTTTCTCCTTTCCCAATTTTTTGAGTACTGCCCTTAAatttatgtgaaaataaaaattaaaaatattgttcatgCCCATCCATCTTATTGCTCATTGCTCGAGGGTTTAAAATTTCTATTGCTACTGATGATTATTTTCATGGTGATTCAAACCATGTGTAACTCCTTTATGCACTCGAAAATCATGCTATAGTAACCTTTGTAATTCCCCTTCCATCTTCTCTAGTTCTCCTTTACATAAGTTTCTCCATAAATGCTtcagaaaaaagaaaggaaataagCTTACCTGTGTATAATCCCAACAGAACTCATCTTAggctagatcatatgataaaagATTTATTATCTCCATGATTGCACTTCCCACGGAGAGAATTTAGAGACTTGTAGAAACAGAATTCGAAATGTTGCATGATCAAGTGCAGAGTAGTATATAGTTCAAAACAACAGCCTTTCTGATTTGGCAACTCTGACCAAAATAAAGTCTTGGTGTTGGAAGATTAGATTGACAAGTCGGTAAAAAATATTGCCCATTAGCTAATACATGACAAGCAAAAGGAAGTAGATAGATACTTAAGTGGAACAATTTATACTGACCCAAAATTAACTATGTGGTGTCATGTCATTATCAGTTGGTATGCTTGGAATGGATGATATCCATTCGTCAAGTGCATTTCTTCCAATTGTGATACACATTATTAATGGACCTTTCAAGTGTTTTTATTATTACAGCATACAACAGAAAATGCTAAAACAAAGAAACCTTATAATGCAACCTTGAAAATGGTCCATGTGTTAATCGTCAAGCTCAATAATCTTCACAACTGAGGAATCGCCAACTTTCTGGCAAACAACAACTCGATCATGTGGCTTTATGATACCAAAAGCCTTGCCATGGTCTAAAGCAACCTTCAAAATTGATTCATTTGTTCCACTATTAGACTCGGCCTGTACCCAAAAGACATGCTTTCatgttaaaaagttaatgaccaCAAATATACTTCAGTAATAccatataaaaactaaactttGACAGTTTTGTAATGGCTAACCCCAAAATAGATAGAATAAAGGAATATTCAAATCTAAACTAGAATGTCACCCGAGATCACAGTAGTCCTAGAATATTGCTTTTGATGAGGGAAATTAAAAACGTCGGTATCGTACCAAGTTTCATTATAAGAAATAAACTAAGAATTAAGGTATAAACAGTAGTAATTTGGAAACTGGTGATTAGATGTTGAGGCCTAGGAATACTTGCAGTTGGACTAGTATTTTACTTGCTATTCTGAATTGGGGATTAAGTTAGGTTTGattatagaaattatttaattgatttaggcACATTCagttttaagattttaagtATTAGACAATCCGAGGTTTTCAGATCTACATTGGTTCCCATTCCCCATTTTACATTACTAAATCAATTGACGTCAAATAATTCTTACTGGGTGTCGTGGATCTGCCAGCATAGGGAAAAGACCTCTCACAATAAGTGATTGTCTTGCCTGCCATAGAATCATAAAAGGAAAGAGCAAGAACACATTAGTTTCAAAGCAGAATGTTATAATACAAGTCAAGGAAAGAATGAAAACAATCAGTCAGTTTAAATCAAGATTAAAAAATCacagaaaaataacattttttctccATTTTCCCTATCAAATCAAGTTTTTTACATTTGTAAAATGGCTGCCTCTTTTCACGGAAATAATACAAACAAGAAAAGTTTGTATCTGCTACGGACTATCCACAAAGTTTCAAGGCACTGCTTGTGTGATTATTCGATACACCAAAATGAAGGCACACCATAGTGCTTCAAAGAGAAATTAAAGAATGCACAAAAGGCAAAGACAACATACAACACACGAGAATTGATCACTTACAAAATCATTATTCCACTGTACATAAAACTAAAGTTATCAACGTACAAAAGCTGATACAACTGGGGGAAAAAATGCATGAATAATTTTAG from the Vigna angularis cultivar LongXiaoDou No.4 chromosome 3, ASM1680809v1, whole genome shotgun sequence genome contains:
- the LOC128195957 gene encoding uncharacterized protein LOC128195957, translating into MRKQKKKIPCSHFCSLYLLVGINEILFPKRSGKVFPVMFNLVDNLGGLGSYCWGSVVYRFLLRSLCKASEGLKKGKGISNVYVDGCVYMLQVWFFELFVPPKGPIEKFPRILHWMNISVGDKFVKRCMETGLVVDDVYGGPSTKDKEEYRPTPKRKDAKPRGKKKQKRIRRETFMRALEEQEFLIEELKRRVATLEAQLAEEKARRKNKDDVGQSVPRTEPSVNTGFVSPTDIVRNEQPLKTYVRVGSRRRYKGRALRTPYTGTVVLRIKNE